The sequence ATGTGCATCCGGGTGCTGGGTTCTACTGTGGGCAGTAAGGGTTTAACCAAGGGCGGTGGGAGCAAAGTCACGGCGGGGATCGGCGATGTGATTGTGGCCGTGGTCAAGGATGCTGCCCCCAATATGCCCGTGAAAAAATCCGAGGTGGTGCGGGCGGTGGTCGTTCGTACCCGCAAAAACCTGCGCCGGGACAGTGGCATGAGCATCCGGTTTGACGACAATGCCGCCGTGATTATCAACAAGGACGGCAACCCCCGGGGCACCCGGGTCTTTGGCCCGGTGGCGCGGGAACTGCGGGACCGCAACTTTACCAAAATCGTTTCCTTGGCACCGGAGGTCTTGTAATGGTACGGCGTTTGCAACCGGGGTTGGTGAAAAAGCTGACCAAACAGGCGGGGATTCGCCCCCACCGCAACGGCCTGCGCTACAAAATGCACGTCCGCCAAGGGGACACGGTGCAGGTGATCAGCGGGGACGACAAGGGCAAAGTCGGGGAAGTGTTGCGGGTCTTGCCGGAAACCAGCCAGGTGATCGTGGCGGGGGTGAACATTCGCACCAAGCACGTTAAGCCCCAACGGGAGGGGGAAAAGGGGCAAATTGTCCGGGCGGAAGCCCCCCTCCACAGCAGTAAGGTGATGCTCTATTCCAAAGAGAAAGATGTCGCCAGCCGGGTTTGCCACACCTACACGGAGGACGGGCGCAAGGTGCGGATGCTGAAGAAAACCGGCGAACTGTTACTGCCGAAACCGACCAAGAAGAAGGGGAACTAGCATGGCACAACGATTGAAATCCCAATACCAGGAAACCATCATCCCCCGCCTGATGCAGGAGTTTGGCTACACCAATGTGCATCAGGTGCCCAAATTGGTGAAAGTCACCGTCAACCGGGGCTTGGGAGAAGCCGCCCAAAACGCCAAAGCCCTGGAATCCTCCCTCCAGGAGATCACCCTGATCACCGGGCAAAAGGCGGTGGTCACCCGGGCGAAAAAGGCCATCGCGGGGTTCAAAATCCGCCAGGGGATGCCGGTGGGGATGATGGTGACCCTGAGGGGCGACCGGATGTACAGCTTTTTGGAGCGGTTGATCCATCTGGCCTTGCCCCGGATTCGGGACTTTCGGGGGATCAACCCCAAGGGCTTTGACGGGCGGGGGAATTACAGTTTGGGGCTAAAAGAGCAGTTGATTTTTCCAGAGATCGAATATGACAAAATTGACAAAATTCGGGGCATGGACATTGCCATCATCACCACCGCCCGCACCGACCGGGAGGGGTTGGCCCTGCTCAAAGCCCTCGGGATGCCGTTTCGGGAGAACTAACGATGGTTAACGACACCATTGCCGATATGCTCACCCGGATTCGCAACGCCGGTTTGGCGCACCACCAGACCACCCAGGTGCCCGCCACCCGCATGACCCGCAGTATCGCCCAGGTGCTGAAGTCCGAGGGCTTTATCCAGGACTTCCGGGAGGAGGGGGAAGGGGTACGCAAGGTGCTGGTGATCACCCTCAAGTACAGTGGCCGCCAACGCCAGCCGGTGATTCGCACCCTACGGCGGGTCAGCCGTCCAGGTCTGCGGGTTTATGCCAACCACCGGGAACTGCCCAAGGTACTGGGGGGGATTGGCATTGCCGTCATTTCCACCTCCCGGGGGATCATGACCGACCGGGAAGCCCGCAAAAACGGCATCGGTGGGGAAGTTCTTTGTTATGTTTGGTAGGAGCCGCCATGTCCCGGATTGGTAAACGACCGATTCCTTTGCCCGCCAAGGTCACCGTCGCCCTCGATGGCCAGCGGGTACGGGTCAAAGGCCCCAAAGGGGAACTCCAGCGGGAATTTCCCCCAGGGGTGGTGATCCAACAACAGGAGAACGTTCTGCTGGTCACCCGGGCGGATGACTCCCGCCAAAGTCGCCAGTTGCACGGCCTGTGCCGCACCCTGATGGCCAACATGGTCGAGGGGGTGGCCAAGGAATTTGAGCGCAAACTGGAAATCCAGGGGGTGGGCTATCGGGCGCAGATGTCCGGTACCAAATTAGTCCTCACCGTGGGCTACAGCCATCCGGTAGAGTTTACCCCGCCCCCCGGCATCACCTTCAGCATCGAAGATGCCACCGGCAAAAGCGTCAACCAGGGCACCATCGTCGTGGTGCGGGGCATTGACAAGGAGCAGGTGGGCAATTTAGCCGCCCAGATTCGCTTTGTGCGTCCGCCGGAACCCTACAAGGGCAAAGGGATTCGCTACCTGGGCGAAGCGGTGCGGCGCAAGGAAGGCAAAACCACTGGTAAGAAGAAGTAACACCATGAAACTCACCCGTATCGAAGCCATTCAACGTCGTCACCGCCGTATCCGCCAGCGGGTGGTGGGCACCCCGGAACGTCCCCGGTTGGCGGTCTTTCGCTCCCACCAGCACATCTATGCCCAGGTGATTGACGACACCCGACACCATACCCTAGTGGCAGCCGCCTCCGTGGAACCCAGCCTGCGCCAGGAATTGGACAACAACGGTGCCACCTGTACGGCCTCCACCAAGGTCGGTCAGGTGATCGCCGAACGGGCCCTCGCCAAGGGGATTCAGCGGGTCGTCTTTGACCGGGGGGGGAACCTCTACCACGGGCGGGTCAAAGCCCTGGCGGAAGCCGCCCGCGCCGCCGGATTAGAATTTTAGTCAAAAAAGGAGGACCGCATGGCTAAAGAACGTCGTAGCAAAGCCGCCCGCACCCTGGAAAAAGACCCGGAATGGCAAGAGCGGGTCGTGCAAACCCGCCGGGTGACCAAGGTGGTCAAGGGGGGGAAAAAGCTCAGCTTCCGGGCCATCGTCATCGTCGGCAACGAAAAAGGCCAGGTGGGCGTCGGGGTGGGTAAAGCCAACGATGTGAGCGGTGCTGTCCGCAAGGGGGTAGCCGATGGCAAAAAACACCTGATCACCGTGCCCCTGACCCGTGCCAATTCCATCCCCCACCCCACCCGGGCGGTTTCCGGGGCGGCCAGCGTCCTGATGCGGCCAGCGGCACCCGGTACCGGGGTGATTGCCGGGGGAGCCGTGCGTACCGTGTTGGAATTGGCCGGGGTGAAAAACGTCCTAGCCAAGCAGTTGGGTTCCAGTAGCCCCTTGAATAACGCCCGTGCCGCTGTGGCCGCCCTCTCCAGCCTGCGGACGCTCTCCCAGGTCGCCCAGGAGCGGGGCATTCCCCTAGAACAACTGTACGGTTAAGTGTTTCGGAATTACAGGTAATCACCATGAACTTACATGATTTACATCCCCAACCCGGTTCCCAGCATCGGCGACGGCGGATTGGCCGGGGCATCAGTGCGGGGCAGGGAGCCAGCGGCGGCTTTGGGATGCGGGGGCAAAAATCCCGTTCCGGTCGCCCCACCCGTCCGGGGTTTGAGGGGGGGCAAAACCCTTTGTACCGGCGGATTCCCAAATTGCATGGCTTCCCTGTGGTCAACCCCACCCGCTACACCATCCTCAACGTGGGGGATTTGGCTAACTGGGAAGGCGAACAACCCGTGACCCTGGAAGCCTTACAGGCGGCGGGCTGGGTCAAACAACCCCAGGGGGCATTGAAAATTTTGGGCAAAGGGGAAATTACCCGCCCGATGCGGGTGGTAGCTGCGAGCTTCAGTACCTCCGCCGAAGCCAAAATTACCGCGGCGGGGGGCACCTGTGAACGGCTAGCGGGTCATGCCCCCGACAGGTGACGTCCAGCACCGCTTGTCTTGCCCCGGCAAACCTGGTCTAATAACGGTGGTCACTTGCGGGGGTAGTATGCAGGAAAAAATCAAACTTTTGAAGGCGGTAGCCGTGACCAATCGGGGTTTGCTGGCCTCCCCTCGGTCACAGGCGGAACTGGATCAATTGATTCGCCAACTGGAAGCCCACAACCCTACTCCCAACCCAGCGCAGGCTCCCGAATTGCTCAGCGGCTGTTGGCAGTTGCTCTACACCACCAGCGTGGATGTGATTGGTCTGGGGCGGGTGCCGGGGGTGACCCTGGGGCAAATTTATCAGGTCATTCAAGCCGACAAAAATCGGGTGTACAACCTCGCCGAAGCCCAGGGAATCCCTTTTTTAGAAGGGTTATTGGCGGTCAAAGCTCGTTTTGAGGTGGTGAATCCCAGCCGGATTGCCATTTATTTTGAACAAAGTATGCTGGCACTGCAACGATTGGTGGACTATCGCCATCCCACCCAATGGCTCGAGCGATTGGAGCAGGAAGAACCTTTACCTTTGCTCCAAATTCCCTTGGACAGTGGTCGTTCCCAGGGTTGGTTGGACATTACCTACCTGGACATTGACCTACGGATTAGCCGGGGCGACAAGGGGAATGTGTTTGTCCTGGCACGGGTGTAGGGGCTGTGGGCACAAGTCATTAACCCCCTGCGACCCCTATTCTATTCTCATTTAGGACTGCTATATTTAGGGGTTATCTGTATCATCGGCACGCACTTCTTGAATGGGATTGACATTGAAAACCAGGGTGAACTTTTGTCCCATGCGGCGTTCCAAAAACGCTTCGAGGAGTTTCACTTGGCGGGGCGTGATGGGTTCCTGTGCCCGCACCGTCAAGCGAGTCTCCGGGGGGTGCATTTGCCAATTGGTCTGAGTGCGGATCAATTCCACCCGTTGAAACGTAATCGTGCCGCTCAGGAGGGCTTTGCGAAGATTCGTTTCCAAACGATTTTGGCGGGTGAGTTCCACAAAACTAATGCCCAGGGGAACCACCAATCCACTGGTCAACAGGGTCGCCACAGCTAAAACACCCCGGGCTTTGGTCCAATGGGCATAGCCTGCCAACAGAAACGCCACCATACACGCCAGGGCAATCCCCAGAAAATTGGTCAAAAACAGCAAAAATGCACCCCAACTCAGCACCCAATTGCCCTGGGACAACCCCAACCCCACCACACACACAGGCGGCATCAACGCCACCGCAATCGCCGTCCCTGGCAACGTCGCCGACACCTTGGGTTCCACCGAGGCATAGCCGCAAATGGCTCCCGCCGCAATCGCAATGCCCAAATCCAACAAATTGGGGGTCGAACGTGCCAAAATTTCACTCCCAAAAGTAGATAACCCCGCCACCAGTCCCAACCCACAGGACAGCAGGATCGCCACCCCCGCCCCCACCGCCAGCGACAGGAAAGCCCGCCGAAATAGGGTCAGATCGCCGATGAGTGCCCCAAATGCCAACCCCCGAATCGGCATCATCAAAGGAGCCACAATCATCGCCCCGATAATCACAGCGGCACTGTTGGCGAGCAAACCCAAAGTAGCAATGATGCAGGAACCCACCACCAGCACCAGGTAGGGCGTATCCAACTGGGATTCCGCACCCAAAGTGATCTGAATTTGCTGTAATTGCTCTAAATCCTCGAGGTTCTGTGGGCTGGTCGGTCGAGGGGTGAATCGTTGACCGAAGTGCCGATACCAAGGTTTCCGTTCAGACATGGTGATGCCTCGCTATGGTTTAAGTATTAACAATATTAGGACTGATTAGGATTTATTAAAATGCTCTTATTCATTGGCACTGCCAGAAAATTATCTCGCTGGAATGTCCATATTGTAACTTATTGCATATCCATCAGTTGGTATTAGTTTGATATATAGCGATCCTACTTGATTTACAACCAAAAATTCTGCAGAACCATACACCGCAGGTGCTTCTTTTACGGGGGCGGTGCCCCTGCGACCCTTGTTTTAAACTTAGTTAAAATTACTATAATCACGTTTTCAAGTTAGCTATAGCAATCCTACTTGATTTACAACCAAAAATTCTCCAGAACCAAATACGGGGACGGCGCCCCTGCAACCCCTGTTCTATTCTCGTTTAGGATGGCTATTAAAAATAAACTTTACTCCCTAGCTTCTGACCCCGACGGACTCGTACCCTGTAATTGTTCAATCGCCGCCAAAGCCGCCCGGGAACCCGCCAAAATATCCCGCTCTTCTCCCCCCAAATAGACCCGCCCAAAACTGCCAAAGGGTTGGACTTCCAGGATATTGATCAAAGCCGCTTTTTCCGCCTCATTCGCCGCTAGGGGGGCATAGGCCGCCGGTTCCACCTCTAAAATGTACAGGGTTTGTCCAGCCAAAATCATCTGTCCCCGCCGCATCCGGTTGATCAATTGCGCCTGATGGGGGTCGAGATTGCGGATCACCTGACTGGACACCACCCGGGGTTTGAGGCGTTGGTGTTCCCGCACCCCTAAAGCCGCCAAAATCGCTTGCCCCGCCGAGCGCACTTCCCCCTGACGGCTGGCGTGAATTTCCAACAGACCATACAGCCGTTCCACCACCTGCACCCCAGGCCGCACCAAATTCGATTTCAGAGCCACATCGGTAATGCGATTGATCTCAATCCCCGGTGAAATTTCCACCCACAGGGACGCATCCCCCGGCAGGGGCAAAAACCCGGACGATACCGTGCCCAGGTACGCCGCATACTGGGATTGGAGACTGTCAATGTACACATAACTGCGGAGAATTGCACCCACGCTCTGGTCGTCCACGGGATTACCATACCCCAGTGTAAAGGGAACCGGTGGGAAATTTTTGCACCCATCGCCGGATTCTGATACAGTAAAAATGCTGGTTAGTGCTTTGGCAATATCGTTTCCCCAGAGTTTAAGGAGTGGCGTGAGATTATGGTGGATAGTACGGCGACCCTAGATTTTCAGAGCGATGTTTATCGGGATGCCTACAGCCGCATCAATGGCATCGTCATCGAAGGGGAACAGGAAGCGGCGGATAACTACATTCAAATTGCCGAATTGATTCCTGACCGCCGGGAAGAATTGCTCTCTTTATCCAAAATGGAAAGCCGCCATAAGAAGGGTTTTGAAGCCTGCGGCCGCAACCTCCAGGTCACTCCCGATCTGCCATTTGCCAAGGAATTTTTCAAAGGTCTGCATGATAATTTTCAGAAGGCATTTGCCGCTGGTGATGTGGTGACGTGTCTTCTCATTCAAGCGTTAATTATCGAGGCTTTTGCCATATCGGCCTACAACATTTATATTCCGGTAGCTGACCCCTTCGCCCGCAAAATTACCGAGGGGGTGGTCAAGGATGAGTACCTGCATTTGAATTTCGGTCAACAGTGGTTAAAAGAGCATTTTACCGAAGTCAAAGACCGTTTGAAGACAGCCAACCGGGAAAATTTGCCCTTGGTCTGGCGGATGTTAAATGAGGTGGAACAAGACGCAGCGCAATTGGGTATGGAAAAATCAGCCCTGGTGGAGGATTTTCTGATTGCCTATGGGGATGCGTTGGCGGACATTGGCTTTACCACCCGGGAAGTCATGCAGTTAACGGCAATGGGGCTGGCGGCTTAGGGATTTTATTGCCAATTCTGCTGATGAATTTCCCACCCGCAGGAGATTTCCGTTATCCTGGGGAAGGTGTACTCTGGAACCATCATTTATGTTTGGATTAATCGGGCATTTGACGAATTTAGAACACGCTCAATCCGTTGCCGACAGGATGGGTTATCCAGAATATGCGGAGCAGGGGTTGGATTTTTGGTGCATGGCACCCCCCCAGGTAGTGGATGAAATCAAAGTGCGGAGCATCACGGGGCAGGTGATTGAAGGCCGTTATGTGGAGTCCTGTTTTTTGCCGGAAATGCTCTCCCAAAATCGGTTCAAAGCCGCCACCCGTAAAGTGATCAATGCGATGGCCCACGCCCAAAAGCACGACATAGATATTACGGCGTTGGGAGGGTTTACTTCGATTATTTTTGAGAATTTTAATTTAGACCAAATTCGGGATATTCGCAATGTTTCCTTGGATTTTCGCCGCTTTACGACTGGCAATACCCATACAGCCTATATCATTGCCCGCCAAATCGAATTGACGGCTCCCCAAATGGACATTGATCTGGAGCGGGCAAGTATTTTGGTATGTGGGGCGACGGGGGATATTGGCAGTGGTGTATGCCGTTGGTTAGCCCATCATTTTCCCGGTATTGATCTAATTTTGGTTGCCCGGAATCAACAGCGCTTGCAGGAATTTCAACAGGAATTGGGCACAGGACGGGTATTACCATTGACGGCGGGATTGCCCTTAGCGGATGTGATTGTTTGGGTGGCGAGTATGCCGCAAGGGGTGGAAATTAACCCGGCAGAGTTAAAAAATCCCTGTCTGATTATTGATGGGGGTTATCCCAAAAATCTGAGTACGCAAATTCAACATCCGGGGGTGCGGGTATTGAATGGGGGCATGGTTGAACATTCCCTAGATATTGATTGGAAAATCATGTCCATGCTGAATTTAGATGTACCAGAACGGCAATTATTTGCTTGTTTTGCTGAGGCGATGTTATTGGAATTTGAAGGCTGGCATACCAATTTTTCCTGGGGTCGCAACCAGATCACTATCGAAAAGATGGCGCAGATTGGTGCCGCTTCTGTGAAACATGGGTTTCGCCCTTTGTTGGCCTAAGGGCACCTCGATCAATTCAAAGTTAGCGGTCATAGCGCCCTTGGTTCTGGGGAATATGGGTATGCCAGCGATGAAATTTATAGCTACGCCACAATGACTAAAACTTCCACAACAGGGCATCGGCAGGAATTAAATCATTGACGGAACGGCTAATTTGATCCATTGCCGCTAAGGTCTCTGCCCTCAGTTGCAAGGTTATCGCGGGTAAATTCGCCAAAACCTGTTCCCGGTTGCGTACCCCAATGATGGCGTGGGTTCGGGGTTGGTGCAGTAGCCATGCAAGCGCAAGAGTTCCCAGGGAAACCTGGTAGGCTACGGCAATCGGACGCAGTTGGGCAAGGGCAGATTGGGCTCGCTGGTACAATTCCCCTTGAAAAAGGATATTTTTGGAGCGCACATCCTCCGGGGGAAATTGCTGGTCAGGGGGAAATTTTCCGGTCAACAATCCCTGCGCAAGGGGGGAATAAGCCAAAATAGAAATCCCTTGAGTAACACAGTAGGGAATTAACTCCCGCTCCGGTATCCGCCAAAAGAGAGAATAGGGCGGTTGCAGGCTAC comes from Synechococcus sp. C9 and encodes:
- the rpsH gene encoding 30S ribosomal protein S8; this encodes MVNDTIADMLTRIRNAGLAHHQTTQVPATRMTRSIAQVLKSEGFIQDFREEGEGVRKVLVITLKYSGRQRQPVIRTLRRVSRPGLRVYANHRELPKVLGGIGIAVISTSRGIMTDREARKNGIGGEVLCYVW
- a CDS encoding DUF389 domain-containing protein, with product MSERKPWYRHFGQRFTPRPTSPQNLEDLEQLQQIQITLGAESQLDTPYLVLVVGSCIIATLGLLANSAAVIIGAMIVAPLMMPIRGLAFGALIGDLTLFRRAFLSLAVGAGVAILLSCGLGLVAGLSTFGSEILARSTPNLLDLGIAIAAGAICGYASVEPKVSATLPGTAIAVALMPPVCVVGLGLSQGNWVLSWGAFLLFLTNFLGIALACMVAFLLAGYAHWTKARGVLAVATLLTSGLVVPLGISFVELTRQNRLETNLRKALLSGTITFQRVELIRTQTNWQMHPPETRLTVRAQEPITPRQVKLLEAFLERRMGQKFTLVFNVNPIQEVRADDTDNP
- a CDS encoding PAP/fibrillin family protein, encoding MQEKIKLLKAVAVTNRGLLASPRSQAELDQLIRQLEAHNPTPNPAQAPELLSGCWQLLYTTSVDVIGLGRVPGVTLGQIYQVIQADKNRVYNLAEAQGIPFLEGLLAVKARFEVVNPSRIAIYFEQSMLALQRLVDYRHPTQWLERLEQEEPLPLLQIPLDSGRSQGWLDITYLDIDLRISRGDKGNVFVLARV
- the rplX gene encoding 50S ribosomal protein L24 — protein: MHVRQGDTVQVISGDDKGKVGEVLRVLPETSQVIVAGVNIRTKHVKPQREGEKGQIVRAEAPLHSSKVMLYSKEKDVASRVCHTYTEDGRKVRMLKKTGELLLPKPTKKKGN
- the rplO gene encoding 50S ribosomal protein L15 gives rise to the protein MNLHDLHPQPGSQHRRRRIGRGISAGQGASGGFGMRGQKSRSGRPTRPGFEGGQNPLYRRIPKLHGFPVVNPTRYTILNVGDLANWEGEQPVTLEALQAAGWVKQPQGALKILGKGEITRPMRVVAASFSTSAEAKITAAGGTCERLAGHAPDR
- the rpsE gene encoding 30S ribosomal protein S5, giving the protein MAKERRSKAARTLEKDPEWQERVVQTRRVTKVVKGGKKLSFRAIVIVGNEKGQVGVGVGKANDVSGAVRKGVADGKKHLITVPLTRANSIPHPTRAVSGAASVLMRPAAPGTGVIAGGAVRTVLELAGVKNVLAKQLGSSSPLNNARAAVAALSSLRTLSQVAQERGIPLEQLYG
- a CDS encoding aldehyde oxygenase (deformylating) translates to MVDSTATLDFQSDVYRDAYSRINGIVIEGEQEAADNYIQIAELIPDRREELLSLSKMESRHKKGFEACGRNLQVTPDLPFAKEFFKGLHDNFQKAFAAGDVVTCLLIQALIIEAFAISAYNIYIPVADPFARKITEGVVKDEYLHLNFGQQWLKEHFTEVKDRLKTANRENLPLVWRMLNEVEQDAAQLGMEKSALVEDFLIAYGDALADIGFTTREVMQLTAMGLAA
- the rplF gene encoding 50S ribosomal protein L6, which produces MSRIGKRPIPLPAKVTVALDGQRVRVKGPKGELQREFPPGVVIQQQENVLLVTRADDSRQSRQLHGLCRTLMANMVEGVAKEFERKLEIQGVGYRAQMSGTKLVLTVGYSHPVEFTPPPGITFSIEDATGKSVNQGTIVVVRGIDKEQVGNLAAQIRFVRPPEPYKGKGIRYLGEAVRRKEGKTTGKKK
- the rplN gene encoding 50S ribosomal protein L14, whose translation is MIQPQTYLNVADNSGARRIMCIRVLGSTVGSKGLTKGGGSKVTAGIGDVIVAVVKDAAPNMPVKKSEVVRAVVVRTRKNLRRDSGMSIRFDDNAAVIINKDGNPRGTRVFGPVARELRDRNFTKIVSLAPEVL
- the rplE gene encoding 50S ribosomal protein L5 yields the protein MAQRLKSQYQETIIPRLMQEFGYTNVHQVPKLVKVTVNRGLGEAAQNAKALESSLQEITLITGQKAVVTRAKKAIAGFKIRQGMPVGMMVTLRGDRMYSFLERLIHLALPRIRDFRGINPKGFDGRGNYSLGLKEQLIFPEIEYDKIDKIRGMDIAIITTARTDREGLALLKALGMPFREN
- a CDS encoding long-chain acyl-[acyl-carrier-protein] reductase, whose product is MFGLIGHLTNLEHAQSVADRMGYPEYAEQGLDFWCMAPPQVVDEIKVRSITGQVIEGRYVESCFLPEMLSQNRFKAATRKVINAMAHAQKHDIDITALGGFTSIIFENFNLDQIRDIRNVSLDFRRFTTGNTHTAYIIARQIELTAPQMDIDLERASILVCGATGDIGSGVCRWLAHHFPGIDLILVARNQQRLQEFQQELGTGRVLPLTAGLPLADVIVWVASMPQGVEINPAELKNPCLIIDGGYPKNLSTQIQHPGVRVLNGGMVEHSLDIDWKIMSMLNLDVPERQLFACFAEAMLLEFEGWHTNFSWGRNQITIEKMAQIGAASVKHGFRPLLA
- the rplR gene encoding 50S ribosomal protein L18 translates to MKLTRIEAIQRRHRRIRQRVVGTPERPRLAVFRSHQHIYAQVIDDTRHHTLVAAASVEPSLRQELDNNGATCTASTKVGQVIAERALAKGIQRVVFDRGGNLYHGRVKALAEAARAAGLEF